The following proteins come from a genomic window of bacterium:
- a CDS encoding ABC transporter permease gives MRAALVLPLQQLWTHWDLLRELTARELKVRYRRSALGFVWSLLTPIYQIIIYTMVLKYIMGWGGRNLSINILVALIPWTYFNVTVLNCCSSVLRYRGVVKKVYFPRQMLPLATVFANLVHLLLSTGVLFLFFLFRPVAFDEMFLFLIVLVIGETFLVSGLGFMAASAHTYFQDVEYALTNIFQVAMFLTPVLYSSELLNGHPPLYKHLFMLNPMAVYCEGWRGILLGLPGPDGNLHLTLPDPMYLGIALGVSVLAFLLGLMVWQRHEWRLPEVL, from the coding sequence ATGCGAGCGGCACTAGTTCTCCCTCTACAACAACTCTGGACGCATTGGGACCTCCTACGCGAGCTGACGGCCCGTGAGTTGAAGGTCCGCTACCGACGGAGCGCCCTGGGTTTCGTGTGGTCGCTGCTGACCCCCATCTACCAGATCATCATCTACACGATGGTGCTCAAGTACATCATGGGCTGGGGAGGCAGGAACCTCTCCATCAACATCCTGGTCGCCCTCATCCCCTGGACGTACTTCAATGTGACCGTACTGAACTGCTGCTCGTCGGTGCTGCGCTACCGCGGCGTGGTCAAGAAAGTCTACTTCCCCCGGCAGATGCTGCCCCTGGCGACGGTGTTCGCCAATCTCGTCCACCTGTTGCTCAGCACCGGCGTGTTGTTCCTGTTCTTCCTGTTCCGCCCGGTGGCCTTCGACGAGATGTTCCTCTTCCTGATTGTCCTGGTGATCGGCGAGACGTTCCTGGTCTCGGGCCTGGGCTTCATGGCGGCCAGCGCCCACACGTACTTCCAGGACGTCGAGTACGCCCTCACCAACATCTTCCAGGTGGCCATGTTCCTGACACCGGTGCTGTACTCGTCCGAGCTGCTCAACGGCCATCCGCCGCTCTACAAGCACCTGTTCATGCTCAACCCGATGGCGGTCTACTGCGAGGGCTGGCGTGGAATCCTGCTGGGGCTGCCCGGCCCCGACGGCAACCTGCACCTGACCCTCCCTGACCCGATGTACCTCGGTATCGCCCTGGGGGTGTCCGTGCTGGCTTTCCTGCTGGGCCTCATGGTGTGGCAGCGGCACGAGTGGCGCCTGCCGGAGGTGCTCTAG
- a CDS encoding ABC transporter ATP-binding protein — MEPRISVRDLHKRYVVYHDRVLGFKDAVVRRVKGITSQREEFWALRGVSFDIEPGEAVGIIGPNGSGKSTLLGIVGRVLRPTAGVVTVNGRISIMMEAGVGFHDDLTGVENIYLSGALLGMRRRETQRKIEQIIDFAGIREFVDTPVRMLSSGMYMRLGFSVAVHLDPDVLLVDEVLAVGDEAFHHKCRRRLAEFRQQGGAIMFVSHRMAEVQWLCDRVIWIQNGLVRQEGPTDDVVAAYVAEHMPDYDGMKDTLDAAPL, encoded by the coding sequence ATGGAGCCCCGCATCAGCGTCCGCGACTTGCACAAGCGCTATGTCGTGTACCACGACCGGGTTCTCGGCTTCAAGGACGCCGTGGTGAGGCGGGTCAAGGGCATCACATCCCAGCGCGAGGAGTTCTGGGCCTTGCGCGGCGTGTCCTTCGACATCGAGCCGGGCGAGGCGGTCGGCATCATCGGGCCGAATGGCTCGGGCAAGAGCACGCTGCTGGGCATCGTCGGCCGCGTGCTGCGCCCCACCGCAGGCGTCGTCACAGTGAACGGCCGCATCTCCATCATGATGGAGGCCGGCGTCGGCTTCCATGACGACCTGACCGGGGTGGAGAACATCTACCTCAGCGGCGCGCTGCTGGGCATGAGGCGGCGGGAGACTCAGCGCAAGATCGAGCAGATCATAGACTTCGCCGGCATCCGCGAGTTCGTGGACACGCCGGTGCGCATGTTGTCCTCGGGCATGTACATGCGCCTGGGCTTCTCCGTCGCGGTGCATCTGGATCCCGATGTCCTGCTCGTGGATGAGGTGCTGGCGGTCGGCGACGAGGCTTTCCACCACAAGTGCCGGCGGCGGCTGGCCGAGTTCCGCCAGCAGGGCGGGGCGATCATGTTCGTGTCCCACCGCATGGCCGAGGTGCAGTGGCTCTGCGATCGCGTCATCTGGATCCAGAACGGGCTGGTCCGCCAGGAGGGCCCGACCGATGACGTGGTCGCCGCCTATGTGGCCGAGCACATGCCGGACTATGACGGCATGAAGGACACGCTGGACGCAGCGCCCCTCTAG